The Serinus canaria isolate serCan28SL12 chromosome Z, serCan2020, whole genome shotgun sequence genomic interval TCTCCTCCTGTTGTGTGCCTTCCCATTCCATCCCTTCTGCTCTTCAAGGAAGCAGGGAGCACAACGAGACCTCTGTCCAAATATCCAGCTGCAAATTGCCCAACGGGGACTGCACCAACGCTCAGGTCCCCCTGCCAAGACAGCCACAATAACACTGTTTTTTCACCTGCTAATATTGGTTAGCACCTCACCTCAGGGCATGTGGGCAGTGACTACCATGTGCATCTGcctgcctcatccctggggTGCCTGGACATGACACAGGGgtgctgtgccctccctgcacagTGCCCCCAGATACCTCCCTCAAGAGCTGTTGAGCCCTGGCCTGCTTGCCTGGAGGtacagccagagccagctgtACTCAGGCCAGCCACAATCCCTGTAATTCTCTACACTTGTCTGGTGTTTGTATTTCTGAAGGGCATTTACAGATGCACAACTTGACCTGCCAAAGGCCCAAATGTTCTCAGTTCTTAACCTCTGTCTACCTGTGGGGAATTCAGTTTGGCAAGCctatttacttttaaaaggatttttataCAACTCCGACCTTTTCATTCTGTTAATATTACCTTTCTCAGTACACTTGGCGTACACACATAGCTGCCAGGCCAATAACGGCACACAGAAGAAcctattttagtttaaaaccttTCTCAAATATTAGGGCAGTTCAGTAGTCAATTATTTGTATTtgaatttcagaatatttctcAAAGGTTATCTGCCCAGGCTCTGTGAAGGGTGACTAGGAACAGTGGGGAATGGACTGACAAGAGAAATAAGTACAGAACTGGTCACCCATGGAAGGCACAAGCGTTCCTGACCTACATCCCTGAGCTCCGTGTACAAAGTAGATTCTGCAGCCAGGTATGGATGTGGACGCAGGAGCACGAAAGAAGGAGCTACTTCCCAGCTCATCACTGGGCACTTCCccactttgaaaaaaaagatttgattTGCTCCTCAACAGTGGCCATACAAAACCTGGTTTTGACGTTATTTCTTTCCTAGTTGGCAAAAAAAGAGCTTTGCTCATTGAGGACCAAATGGCCCATCTGAGGGCATCGCAGTGAGGCACTGAACTGGGAATGACCCAGATTCACCTGGAAAATTAACTGGAAGCACTACAGCTCTCTTATCTGAGCCCCAGGATTCtattttgaaggaagaaaagtatTTGAAACAGTAATGTTTCAAATTTATTATTTGGCTAATTTGACTATTAGCCAAGTAAGATGAGCATAGTACCCTTCTCAGATATGTCCCCTTATATGATTTGGCGAAAGACTTTATGcagttcatttattttctgttctcaaaTTGTGCTACTTTGTATTCAATGGCTCTAATATGATGGTGGGGATATGGATGCAGTGCATTACCAGCATTGCTCTCCCTGGGTCAGCCTAGCACTTGGCTAACAGTGCCATACCTCCGTGGTCCAGACCAATATTGCAGGTCAAGGACAACAATATTTCCTGATTTAGTGattgtttctgattttttttttccctgttccatgggagaaggggaagaaaaagagaacattAGTCGCTAAATTCAATTGAGTGTTCAGATAGCTGGATCCTTCCCTCCCCTTATCCTTCTTCCCgtgcaaaagaaattattctcaCAAATAAACTATTCCCTGAAACAAATCCACTCAGCTGAAATCCAGTtagctctgcagacacagggTCACAGAGCAGACTCAAAATGTTGACTCATACCCTCAGAAAGTGACACTGGGGTTGCAAACTGTGCCTGTGAGTGGGTCTTGCCAGCTCCCAAGGCATATGACAAGGCTCAGGAGAGGAGTGACACAAGATAAAAGCCACACATGCTCCCAGGCAGTGGCTTCCAAAGTGGGGGCGTGCATCCATGGGCAAGCAGGAAGCAAATGTCTTTCTACTGTTACAAAACTGCAATGAAACACAAGTATTAAAAGTACCCAGAAGAGGGGAGAGTTCTTTGCCCGTAACCAGTCCCATGGAAAACAAAGAGCTGTCATTCAATATTAAATATACAAGTAGCACTAATGCCTGGCTGTGTGCAAAGGTCTGGCAAATTTGCCAGAATGTCAAGAGCTACATTTTCTGTGTACTAAAAAACTAGCATGATTTTCtagctgcagagctccagaagATTTACTGTACAAATATTGAAGTCAAACatccagcacagggaaaaacttcaaaatacaTGTAACCTTTAATAATCGAAATCATGCAGACGGTAAAATAACAAAGCCACCAAGAGAGGTGTGGGTGATTCCCAGCATCtctggaagaggaagaaaagcaacttCCTAGTATGTTTCTCTTGCCTCACCACAAACAACGGAGGAGTCCAAGTGTTTTCTGAGCCATCAAACACCAAGCACAATCAAACCAACAGGCAAAGGAAGTGCAGTGTCAGAATTAAGTGTGGGTTCGTGCCTCGGACAAATGAAAGTCCCCTCTATGTGAGCAAAAACATAAGCAGCTTCGATCCTCCCAGGTCTCAACACAAAGCTGCCTTCTCACTTTTCTAAATTCTCCATACACTAACTCtgcttctttcctctgcttgttACAGAACAAGATTTTACCACCTCGGTTTCCACTTTTAATTCTCTCCAACAGGAATGACTGCCAGGAATTGTTCTAATACTGAACTTTGTCATTTACAttctttcagctgctgccatctccCTTTGCCTTGTCTTTTGCCTCCAAAAATGATATCCCTGCTTCCCAATAGGCAAGAACAATTTACTGCCTGTTTGATGAATAAAGCACTACCCAGAAATAACACTCAGAGATTATTCTTCTATGACAgccatttgtctttgttctGTGAGTGGCAGTAGTGCAACTTTAGTCTAGGATGAAAATTCATCTCCATTTATATTCAGCCATTCCTTGTGTAACCAGGTAATAGAAAAGTCTCAAATATTTACTGTTAAGtgcaaatatataaataaatacaaagtaaggaataaaattattgtACTTTAGGAGGAATTTCGGTGTGATACACAGTGTTTTGGAACAAAAGCTGGTTTCttgtgtttttggtttttttttcatattgatGCAGACATGGTACCCAGCATTAATATAATGAATAGCTAAAGTGGAATGCACAGCTACAACCACAAGAAATGACAGAGATTTCCTTCCAATAGCAAAGCAAATTTAACAAAGATGTTTTTGTCAAATTGTTTTGGATTGCTATGAGTTAGTGGTCTGAACCCTAGTGTAAATTAATGGTATGTTCAATGACGTTTTTAGACACTGAGGTTTGTTAGTCTCCCTTACGTTAATTGTACAGCCTGTATCAATTTTGTCCCAATCACCATTTTTAATCTCtgttttcttggggttttttacaaaaataaaggcaaGAAGATTTGtacacaaaggcaaaaaaaatatattaaaaaaaaaaacctgtccaAATAGTATGGTATGAAAAACCTACTCAGGGAATTGCAGAAAACCTTTTGCTGGGCAAGAGTCAATACAGCATTTCAGTGGGCAGATCCCACTTGTACAGAAGATACAACATTGTTACACACCTCTTTAATTAAACTCTTAATTGcacaaagaaaattcagaatctTTTCACCACCTTTGAGTCTGTTCTTgtatattttccttctctcttagTAATTACTTCTGAATATTGCATCTGCCCAAAGGGGATAGTAGCAGATGCGTTTTTCTGAGTATTTAAAGGACAGCAGAGAACCTGAAACTATGTAAACTTACAGGAACTCCTGTATAGTAAGTAAAAGAACAGTGGTGTCACATAATTAGATAAGGTGAAGGATCTTATCTAGATCAGGCCTACCTGGCATCCTTGGAGCTTTCTTTCCAACCtgccatttcttttcattcctgAGAGCATCACACCTTCCCCTGTGGTCTAATGTCAGTTCTGCCTCTCTTAGTCAGTCCTAATCTGTTTCATCCAACTGTTTACCAGCATTAAAGTCTTGATGTATTTCTAGCAAATTACAAAAACACTGCTCTGGTCAGATGGTTTGTTTCCACTTATCTTAGGAGCATTTCCACGTCTTCTCTGTTCACCCATTCTCAGTGTTCAGGGGCTAATTTTAAACTTGGTGAATGCCTGACTCGTTTTGGCCCATTTAATTCTCAGGAAATCAGGCTCTGCGCTGCGATTTGTATCTGTGTGGCTGCTTACTGCTTCAGGCTCACGCAACCATTGAGTGAAGAACTGGAAACGGGTGTGAAGTCTGCCTGTGGTGCTGGGGGTCTGACCCACTGCCAGGCACACCGAGCAGCCCCGGCCCATCGCTGCGGGCCGCCAGGCCTGCGGAGGGCACCGACGGGCTGCCGCACACGGCTGCGGCTTTTCTGGGCCACTGTGCTCTTTGATCGGGGCCGTGTGCGGTGCCTGAGCAAACGCCGAGATCACCGCTAGCTGCTGCCATGAAACGATTCCCTCACAGCTGCCAAGGAGGACGCCGCCGAGCCGCTCGCTCCCTTCGCACCCCTCCGCCCTCACGGCCCCTCACGGCCCCTCACGGCCCCTCACGCCGTTCCCGCGCTTTGCACAGCGCCCCCCGGCGGACGGCGCCGCCCACCCCTCACATCGCCCGCCCCCCCCAGAGCGCGCGCGCCCCCCAgcggcccccccccccccccttcccgCCAATGAGCTGCGCACACGCAGCGGCGGCCTCGGGGTGCCCGCGGTAGTCGCCTGACCCAAGGCTCTCCGCGTCCGGGAGAGCGGCGCAGCCGTCCCGATGTTTCTCGGGCGGGTGCGGCTCTTCCCGCCGAGCCGAGGGGTCTGAGCCTTCACCCACGGTCCCTCGGTACGGCCAGCTGCTCAGGAACCTCCAGGCGAAAAGCAAGGGGCCTCGACCTCAGGACCTTTCGCCGCGGTGCATCTGGGAGTTATGGTTCACCTGGCCGCGGAGGCCCCCTGTGCATCATCAGGGCCGGAGAGGAAGAAGACTACAGATCCCAGAGAGCAGCGCGGGTCCCGCTGTCATCGCCGGCGCTTCGCTGAGGCGCGGGCAGTGCCGGTCCGGGAGCGGCGGGacccgcggcggggccgccaTGGATCTGTTCGGAGACCTGCGGCGCATGAACAAGCGGCAGGTACCGGAGCTCTCAGCCTTCACCGGGAGAGGCGGATTGCAAACGCCAGCCTGCAGGGTCCTTCCCACCGCTGTCCCCCTGTGCTGACgaggaaaggaacaaaaaatgaaagagtgTGGTTAAAGCGCATCCGCTGCTGGAAGGGCTGGCGGAGCAGGAGCGTTGGGGGGCAGAAAGTCAAATCAGTGATTTTCTAGATAAGTTTCAGTATGATAATTGCAGGAAATGATCTTTTGTCGTCCCTCGtgtcctccagctcctccttttAAACAAAAGTCCCTCTCAGAACGGCTATAGCCTCTGCTGACAGCCCGGTTTTCCACGCGTCCCTCGGGGCATTTCCGAGCtcgggagggagggaggcagggccGTGCGACCCAGCCAGCTTCGGTCGCTTGCCAGGTCGCTTCCCCGGCTTTATAAGACTTTCCCGGAGTGTTTGCGTCTGTCACTGACACACAGGAGGGGATTAACCCAAGACTAAGGCACACAGAGGATTCCAGCTTTATGCTGCAGCTTGGTGGATTTTGACATGGCAACCTGTGCTACCAGACTTGTGTTGGAATAGGATTTTAGCATAAAAGCCTAGAATTCGTGGTGCACTTGAGTTAAAGTTCTATGTTGTGCTTCTGAATACAATACAGGACCTTTAAAAcccatttttcttgtttcacaCAGCTATATTACCAAGTCTTAAATTTTGCTATGATTGTGTCTTCTGCCCTAATGATCTGGAAAGGGCTGATCGTGGTGACTGGCAGTGAGAGCCCCATTGTTGTGGTGCTCAGGTGAGTCAGTGGAAGGGCTTTCTGCTTCAAGTACAGGTATTGTTGTGCCTTTTGtctcctcccccttccccttggATACAGTTGGAATTTGAAATGTCACCTATTTAAAGAAGGACTCAGACACTTTCTTCTAGCTGTGTTTGGGCTCTGGCAAAAGTCACACTGTCAGTAGCCATGGCCCAGTTCCCGCTGAGGTGTGTAGGAGCAGTAAGTGTGTGAGACCTTTTAAGATCCAAGTTCCTTCACTTAGTGGGGAATCTCCTGCAGATTGCTTTCTGGGATTTGCATTCTGTTAAAGGTCTGAGCAGTGTTACTGAATGGGTGAAGCTGCAGATCTCTGTTGAAATTGTGGGTTTATCTGTGAGAATTAAATGTTCTTTGATTTCATGGTGCTTCTTTCATTTATGCCAACAAACtctctcttttttgttgtttgtagTGGCAGCATGGAGCCAGCCTTTCACAGGGGAGACCTGCTGTTCCTAACAAATTTTCATGATGACCCAATCAGAGCTGGTGAAATAGTTGTTTTTAAAGTTGAAGGCAGAGACATTCCAATAGTTCACAGAGTTATCAAAGTACATGAAAAGTAATGCaacttggtgtttttttgtttgtaaagctcctttccttccccacgGCTTTCAGTGTCAGTTTAATTGTGGTTTAGCGTGTGAGAAAGGCAAGTGAGGATAAGCAGTGAGGAAAGCTCAGCTGTAGGATGTGATCCACTTCTGTCCCCAGTTCTGTGTCACACTTTGTGGGGGTCTGAGACCTTTCCCTCAGCGCTGGAGCAggtggagctgtgcccaggaggaATCTTGGCAGCAGGAATGTGCGTGGGAGCAGAATCCGCTTCTATGCTGCTGTTTGCGCACTTGGGATTTTGGTTGGAAGAGCAAATTTTCATGGAAGGCGGAGATTCAGAATCAGGGTGCAGCCTGACAGTGTGTGAGCTTTGCTAACTGAAGTTTTCCAAATTTGATTCAGGATTAAAGAAGAGACTCTTCTTATTCTTGTGTCTCTTGGCCACACTGCCCATGACAATTcttgctgaaaagcagcagggagagggctTGGTTTGGCCGTGATTGCAGATGCCTACCCTGCTAAACAGTTCCTCCCAAAGCACAGTTCTGCTCCTAGTTCTGCACAGTGAAAAGCCAAGCTGGAGGTGGCAAGCCCTGACATATTTGCAGCATGAACTGAAGATGTTTATTTCTTGATTAACATCTGTTCTTccatgcttttttaaaatttccgAGAATCgcctatttaatttttttgatttCCTAATTTGTCTTTATGAGAACTCCTCATTTCTTGATATTAATACTTGAACAAAATTCATTTGAACACTGTAAACTTAAGAACTTTATTTGAATTTGTGTCCTGTCGAAGATGCTGATAAACACACAGGGTTTTGCAGAGGAGGATTAGTGCCTGGTCCCTTTTGTGTCCATTGTGTAATTGCTTACATCAGCTGACAATCTAGGAGTGttgtaaaaaatgtttcttgctAATATCTGTTGATAGATAAAGTCAGTAAAGTTTGTAATGTTAATGATTTAATGGTGGTTGTTCAATAAGCAGGGCTGAAAGCAAACATTGTTATCTAATCTTGTAGCACTTTTCATCCTCATTTGCTTTGTAGATGTTAATTGAGATTTTTAGATTAAGTGCTATTTAGTTTATCACCTCATTGCCTTCTAGAGGAAATGGGAACATCAAATTTCTGACTAAAGGGGATAATAATGAAGTTGATGATAGAGGCTTGTACAAAGAAGGTCAGAACTGGTTAGAGAAGAAAGATGTTGTCGGAAGAGCAAGAGGGTAAGTaaagcaaaatgtattttgtaattaaagagaaaaattagcTCTTAAATCAGTTCTGCTGTTGATACAAACCAGatctgatgtatttttaaaattttttaaatagaattgcagtttaaaagaaaacctggaaaagTTGCATCCTATAGTCCTCAGACTGATGTGGAGTGTGGGGGGAAACAGGGATATTTAACAAATAGTTCACCTGAAAATACCGTATTAACCAGCTTCTCCTTGTAATTGCTGGGAATTTCTAGGAAATTGTTTTGGCATTCCACAGGAATTTTATTGGAGGCTTGGGCTTTTGACTttgtctccttttccttcagttgAGCTGAAGTCTCTTCAGGTTTTCTCAGATAACTTTGATTAAGGAAAACTAATGAATTTTACTCCCCATTTGGATCCGCATTAGGCATAAATTATAGGATTGCACTGAAATATTCCAGACTGAGTAACATTAAAATACTTCCCATGTAATGTTTGAGGGTTAATTTTACATTCACCTGTTTTATCGATTACAGGTTTTTGCCCTATGTAGGAATGGTAACTATAATAATGAATGACTACCCAAAATTTAAGGTATGTATACTGACATTTTGAATACTTGCATTGCTAAAATAACAAGTACACACAACAACCTTGCCTTAGGCTTACATGTTAATAAATTTGTGTCTGTGGTTTGGTACCTAATGTAGGATGAGCTGGGTTTCCTTGCTTGCTGTTGGGCAGTAGAATTTGTTGTTTGTAAGGAGTTGAAAACATGTCATTTATTAGAATATTGCTAGTTAAGTGTATGCAGTTTTGATGCCTGAATTTGATCACTTTAAAATCTTCCTGCAATTTCGTAGGACCAGAGCTCTGTCATTGTGCAAAGTGTGATGTCTGAGAGGGCACCTTTTGAACAGTTTGTGCTTTCAGAGCTCAGTGGGGAGGAATTGTAACGAGtctgtgttctgtgtttctttgcAGTATGCTCTCCTGGCAGTGATGGGAGCATATGTACTGCTCAAGAGGGAATCCTAAACAcaagaacaaaggaaaatacacaggggggaaaaaactaATATATTTCAGATGGTTTCATTTCTGTATACGGTTACAAAACTGTGCGAGCTTTTGTCTTGTCTAAATAAATGACACCTAATGAGTGAAGCTGTTGGCTGCTGGCTAATTACAAAATGATGTATTTACCACCTTCTGCAGACTGCTCTCAGCTAGCCTGGCACTGGTTTAGAGGACTTGGTTTAGCAGCCAAGGGCTCTCCTGCCACGCCACAGTGGGTTTTACTGACTGGTGCTGCATCTGAACCCACTTTTGCCctcctgtttgttttgggggttatTTTTAATCTGTCAGTGCCCTCTTTTCTCCACGATACATGCTGTTTTGATCAGTGCTTGTAAGGACACAGAATCTCTGAACAGGTAGGAAGTTCTAGGAGTTTAGTCAGACTTACGCCTAAGTTGGCTGTTTGTGGCTGCCAAAAACAGCCAGGAAGGGGAGTTCCACTCAGacttgctgctgagcagtggggACTCAGAGCTTTTTCTTGTATTTGAAACTTGCTCCATCACGGGgtaaggaaaaaagcccaggtGGCCTGATTTTTAGAGGCCTGGTTTTTAGGGACTGTGTGTGTTGCTAGCACCCAGGCTGTTGACTATCTGCCTTTTGTGTTCTAGCTCTTAAACTAACCTAACAAAAAGGTTTTCTGGGGCTGTAATAACCCTTGTGAATTACTGAATGAATAGCACAGCAGTACACTTCAGGGATATGGCCAAGACAGGGAAACCAGAACTCTTATTCCAGTTTGGAGAATGTATTATTCTCTCCTATCATATAACACCTGAATAGTGTTAAacataaaattgatttttcatttaaaaacttaCCTAATAACTGTCTTTTATgaaatttggtatttttctctTATCTTCAAATGTCGATGTTGCACCTTCAACGAAGCAGAACTTGTTTTCCTTGCTGGCTTTGTTTTTGTAGCTTTGATAAGGAACAGCATgatgcttttttcctctggagttCTGTTTCTTCTGTAATCCCCTACCTCTGCAAAAATACTCTATTATACAATAATGACACCTTTTTTGTTGTAACAGCTCATGCTCAGCAGACAACTGCTGAATTTCTCCAAGCAATATTACTTCTTTTGTGTCCTACTAAACGGTTTTCATGTCCAACTGTAttataaaaattacttattttgtGTCAAattatatagaaataaaattgagTATAATAAATGGCATGGCAGAATAATGTTGGGATCGCTAATGCAGTCTTCCTGGAAGTGTATCATCCcagttaagaaaaaataatgtggtTTTTGGAGGCAGTGCGTGTGTggaataagatttttttctttctcttagtGTTGCTGAAATCCAGATTTATGCGTTCCACCTACCCCAATGCGAGCACAGTCAGCTCCGACTTGGAGAGTGCAGTTGGACTTTTGTAGCTGGCCAATGTGACACTGGGATCTAGTCACAGGAGTGGCTCAGAGCCGTGCCAGGGGGGATCAGAGTGAATGTCAGGAAGCATTTCCATTCTGAGAGGGTGCTCAGACCTGGAGCAGCCTCCCTGGGAGAGGGTGGATGCCCCAGGCTAAGCATTCCAAGAGCACTTGGACAGCGCCCTTGAGCTTCTGGGCAGCCTGGAAGGGCTCAGGCTGTTGGGCCGGATGGTCCCTGTAGGCTGCTCTGGTCCACAGGCATGTCCATAAATGCTTCCCATTTGAATTCTCCAGTTATTGAACCCCTCCACCTCAAAAACCATAAACCCAAACTTGTGGCTCCCACGGCAGCCTGGCACAAGTTAAATGTGCGGTGAGCAATCACTGTGCTTAAGTTTCAACTGTCCAGGGCTTCCCAAAGTGCAGCACAAACAGTGCCAACCGTCTTACACTGGGCCTtattaaataaatgttattatttcatattattCAGCCTCTTTAAAGTTGTGGAGCTCTTTTCTGAGAAATGTCTTCGGTTCATCAGGGAACTGTTGCTGCACTGAGTCGATGTTGAGGTTATTTGCAGAACACCTGCCCTGAGTGCAGGTTGGAAATGCTGGAGATTAGTCTATTCAGCATCTTCAACATTTACAGAGTATTCCTCTGTGATCACGCCTGTTATTACGTTGGAGGCAGGCTTCCGCCAGTGTTTGTTCTGTACATACATCCTGGCTGTGTGTAACGCCAGGATCCCTACAAAGAAAATGATGAAAGGCACACCACTCTGATATTATCCCTTTTTATAGCCAGCAAATATGTGTTGCTGATAGAACAATGATGCTTTTCTAAAATGTAAAGGAAGCAGATTAAAGTGTTATCATGGTAACAGCATTTAAAAGCCATgaatgttttcctgctgtgaagCACAGCAACATTGTGCTTTGCCATGGGATATATGAAAAGGGGAAGggtattttaaaacagagagaGCTGTTCCTTGATATTTAAACACAAATTGATGTTATCAGGCTTCTtcttaaagagaaatattgtcTTGAGTGAGTTGAGTCACTCACAGTTTGTAACATCCTTTGGTTGTACCTGGTTCCTTTTCTGTAATAATATTTCTCTATATAATCAAGTTACTATTTTCCTTAGAAGGGTAATCAATTAAGAATAGAATAAATCCTTATGaacaagtaaataaataataaaggcGATAGTAATAATAGTACATACACAGCATATGAGAAAGGTGTATTTGTTTGCATGATATTTTCAGTACAAGAGATTTGGGACTGAGTAAGAATTcatgtttggttggttttggttttgttttctgaaaatggaCAATTTCCTGGATTTTTCAATTTCCTGCCTTGATTGCTCCAAACAATTAGAAGTTTCTCTGGAtggcaatattttatttgatcAGCTGTcactcagcacagagcacatgTCGGTAGTTGCACTGCGGGCTGCACAGTCCAACTTGAGGCATGAGAATACTGTTGTGAATTAAGCAGGAATGCATAATTAataaccaaaagaaaagaatgaatcaCATTAATCAGTAAAAGAAGACTAAACAAACTGTGACTAAACAAGGGAACAATTTGGCTCAATACAGCAGGATGCAGGATTTACTTCAAAAGGATTTGTACAAGAGTTTGCCTGGAAATTATGTTAATTCACATCCGTGTGAGTTTCCAGTAGGGGTAGTTCAGTTCCAGTCATGTGGGGCtagctggaggagctggcaaGTTCCTTACAATCAGCTCTGCTCTCTATGCATCCCAGCTCCTGACATCGTTCTGTAGACAGCAAAATCATCACATTACACGTGCCTTCATCCTACCCCTGCTGTTCTCCTGGGTGACAAACAGCACATCAGGACTTCATATCCCATCGTTGCTCACCCACCTTCACTGCAGTGAAACCACTGTCAGTGTTCCACTTCAGGGCCTTTCCAGGGATGTACTGCCTCTATCTTTTCCCTGCACTGCCTCTTCAGGCTGGAATTCTTTTCACCCATTTACTATAAAGTTGGCCAATTCCAGGTGCCTTAAGGGCTTCAGAGTTTACAGGGTCCCTGttcagggaaagcagaaagtCCTGTAAATGCGCATCCACTTTGCTGTCATTGGTGACAGGAAACTTAGGTGAAACTGGAAATTAAAACAAGCTCTTTGCACCAGACTTTCTGTTGCAGCGAGGGACGAGGCGGCCCTTTGCCCCAGGTGCAGCCGAATCGAAGCCCGCACGGTCCCGCAGGGTGAGGGTGACGTCGccccctgcagctcccgggTCCCCTCCGCGGCCGTCGCCGCTCTCCGAGGAGCTCCGGTGCCCGGGCGCGGCCGGCAGCCCCGCCCCGAGGTGCCCCGGGACGCCCTCAGCGCCGACCCGCGGCGAACGGAGCAGGGGAGGACGAACTTGTGGGACCCGCCCGTGTTGCGAAGGGAAGCGGGAGAGAGAGcggccccccccgccccgcccggggcAGCGCCCGGGGCCGGCACCGCCTCGGCTCCccccgcgggcggcggcggggcgggagcggccccgTGAGGAGGCGTCAGGCGCGGGGCTCCGCTCGCGGGGGCCCGGCTCCGGATAAAtggggggcggcggcggcggcgcctcGAAGCCTTGGCGGAGCTGGAGCGGAGCGCGGCTCGGGCAG includes:
- the SEC11C gene encoding signal peptidase complex catalytic subunit SEC11C isoform X1, which encodes MDLFGDLRRMNKRQLYYQVLNFAMIVSSALMIWKGLIVVTGSESPIVVVLSGSMEPAFHRGDLLFLTNFHDDPIRAGEIVVFKVEGRDIPIVHRVIKVHEKGNGNIKFLTKGDNNEVDDRGLYKEGQNWLEKKDVVGRARGFLPYVGMVTIIMNDYPKFKYALLAVMGAYVLLKRES
- the SEC11C gene encoding signal peptidase complex catalytic subunit SEC11C isoform X2, with translation MDLFGDLRRMNKRQLYYQVLNFAMIVSSALMIWKGLIVVTGSESPIVVVLRGNGNIKFLTKGDNNEVDDRGLYKEGQNWLEKKDVVGRARGFLPYVGMVTIIMNDYPKFKYALLAVMGAYVLLKRES